In one window of Candidatus Omnitrophota bacterium DNA:
- a CDS encoding DUF5666 domain-containing protein, translating into MKRMILGALGLVLLASSTAYALWGQQNFLQGTIKDIQSNMITLIVEEPENIQEVAIKINDQTNFQESASLDSLQEGDKVKVDYKEEGGQKVAVAIAKVVEAKPQPQERI; encoded by the coding sequence ATGAAGAGAATGATCTTAGGTGCTTTGGGTCTGGTTTTGTTAGCCTCGTCCACAGCGTACGCGCTGTGGGGGCAGCAAAACTTCTTGCAGGGGACGATCAAGGACATCCAATCCAACATGATCACCCTGATTGTCGAAGAGCCCGAGAATATCCAGGAGGTGGCGATCAAAATCAACGATCAGACCAACTTCCAGGAGTCGGCGTCTCTGGATAGTCTGCAGGAAGGGGATAAAGTGAAGGTGGATTACAAGGAAGAGGGAGGGCAAAAGGTGGCCGTGGCCATCGCCAAAGTCGTGGAGGCGAAGCCTCAGCCTCAGGAGAGGATATAG
- a CDS encoding glycosyltransferase family 2 protein, which produces MYKNQTICVIIPAYNEELSVGLVVKELQGLGFVDRVLVVDNNSLDRTAENAQKEGAVVIREEKPGYGHAVKRGLDAAGEDLLILTEADLTFSVRDIERLLSRIDEADLVVGSRTNPRMIGPGANMGLLLRWGNVAMGKLLQILYGACGFTDVGCTLRLMRREKYKRIEPYLTSGGTALSPEIMVEAAKAGMRVVEIPVFYGGRKTGESKNTPGMARALRNGLGMMGLIIRKRFEGRL; this is translated from the coding sequence ATGTATAAAAATCAGACAATCTGCGTTATTATCCCCGCTTATAACGAGGAGCTGTCGGTGGGCCTGGTCGTGAAAGAATTGCAGGGCCTCGGGTTTGTCGACAGGGTTCTCGTGGTGGACAACAACAGCCTGGACAGGACGGCGGAAAACGCTCAAAAGGAAGGCGCTGTCGTAATCCGGGAGGAGAAGCCGGGGTATGGGCACGCGGTCAAAAGGGGTCTGGATGCGGCCGGAGAGGATTTGTTGATCTTGACGGAAGCCGACCTGACGTTCTCCGTCCGGGATATCGAAAGACTCCTCTCCCGGATCGATGAGGCGGATTTGGTGGTGGGGAGCAGGACAAACCCCCGGATGATCGGTCCCGGCGCCAACATGGGGCTTTTATTGCGGTGGGGCAATGTGGCGATGGGAAAGCTTTTGCAGATTTTGTACGGGGCGTGCGGTTTCACGGATGTCGGGTGCACCTTGCGGCTCATGCGCCGGGAGAAATACAAAAGGATTGAGCCATACCTGACATCAGGCGGCACGGCCCTTTCGCCTGAGATCATGGTTGAAGCGGCCAAGGCCGGGATGAGGGTCGTTGAGATCCCGGTTTTCTACGGCGGGAGAAAGACGGGAGAATCCAAGAATACGCCCGGGATGGCCCGGGCGCTCCGGAACGGGTTGGGGATGATGGGCTTGATCATCCGGAAGCGTTTCGAGGGGCGGCTATGA
- a CDS encoding nucleotidyltransferase family protein, producing the protein MKRVRVGVIPAAGKGGRISPLGRILPKPMLPVLDRPILEFILRRMVYEFGVEEVYLIVERLGGLVQNYFKDGRDFGVRIKYVRQRQPRGIAHAVSLTSRYIREPFLVILGDDFTLGSAKGLMKKFREKNAGAVEAVIREKDRDILRKTCCVTIDSAGMIRRIVEKPSRPMSDIRGCGLYLFDPMVFDYIKKTPRSSGRQEVEITDTIGLMAREGRAFAAFIRGNNININTPDDLVRANMMFVRMSGDLSGPFWGRRGR; encoded by the coding sequence ATGAAGAGGGTTCGGGTGGGAGTGATTCCGGCGGCCGGAAAAGGAGGCCGTATCAGTCCTTTGGGCCGGATTCTGCCAAAGCCGATGCTTCCGGTCCTGGACAGGCCCATCCTTGAATTTATTTTGAGGCGGATGGTTTACGAATTCGGCGTTGAGGAAGTTTATCTCATTGTGGAGCGCCTGGGGGGCCTTGTTCAAAATTATTTCAAAGACGGCCGGGATTTTGGCGTCAGGATCAAATATGTCCGGCAGAGGCAACCCCGGGGGATCGCTCACGCCGTCAGTTTGACCTCCCGGTATATCCGCGAACCGTTCCTTGTCATTCTGGGGGACGATTTCACCCTGGGCAGCGCGAAAGGCCTCATGAAAAAGTTTCGCGAGAAAAACGCCGGCGCGGTGGAAGCAGTCATCAGAGAAAAAGACCGGGACATTCTTCGAAAGACATGCTGCGTAACGATTGACTCCGCAGGAATGATCCGCCGGATCGTTGAGAAACCCTCCAGGCCGATGTCGGACATCCGGGGCTGCGGATTGTATCTGTTTGACCCGATGGTTTTTGATTATATCAAAAAGACCCCGCGAAGCTCGGGGCGCCAAGAGGTCGAAATCACCGATACCATCGGCCTGATGGCGCGCGAAGGCAGGGCCTTCGCGGCTTTCATCCGGGGAAACAACATCAATATCAACACGCCGGACGATCTTGTTCGCGCCAACATGATGTTTGTCCGGATGTCCGGAGATCTTTCCGGCCCCTTTTGGGGCCGACGGGGTCGCTGA
- a CDS encoding alpha/beta hydrolase, whose product MDIYFATDRQRVEKGRAIVYNAGRDEFLHLGKAGVEFIPRGMGWEEIVEQSFSFERKKALRMSVADIREFGALWTTCPLMDDLKEEAETLEQSMSFARDINEKLRRSRRKDIYIYVSGFKVCFDDPVLLSRSLWHYLGYDGAFIAYCWPATQGRLSAYAHDLETTNYCSRNFRLLLDFLAKETEAEQIHLIGHSAGVRIVCNALKELRLIYSRDTEEEIQSALKIGQVILLGADFDRTALRSYYRDNVLALMKKATIYISRKDRALQFSRLLFGTPRLGELEVRNIHPKKIDIIKKERKLELVDVTNARNASTGSGHLYQLTSPWISTDILLCLKHALSPQERGLTSKDGIVWEFDHQYESFLKESLRIPAEAF is encoded by the coding sequence GTGGACATTTATTTTGCCACAGACCGCCAGAGAGTGGAGAAGGGAAGGGCGATCGTTTATAACGCCGGGAGGGATGAGTTTCTTCATTTGGGCAAAGCAGGAGTGGAATTTATCCCCAGGGGGATGGGTTGGGAGGAAATCGTCGAGCAGTCTTTTTCGTTTGAGCGGAAAAAGGCCTTGCGGATGTCTGTGGCGGATATCCGGGAATTCGGGGCCCTGTGGACCACCTGCCCCTTGATGGATGACCTGAAAGAGGAGGCGGAGACATTGGAGCAAAGCATGTCGTTTGCCCGCGACATCAATGAAAAATTGCGCCGCTCCCGGCGGAAAGATATATACATTTATGTTTCCGGTTTCAAGGTCTGTTTTGACGATCCGGTCCTGCTGTCCCGGTCGCTTTGGCATTATCTCGGTTATGACGGGGCCTTTATCGCCTACTGCTGGCCGGCCACCCAGGGGCGGTTGTCGGCCTACGCCCATGATCTGGAGACCACAAATTATTGTTCGAGGAATTTCCGGTTGCTGCTGGATTTCCTGGCCAAGGAGACGGAGGCAGAGCAGATCCATCTGATCGGCCACAGCGCGGGGGTGAGGATCGTCTGCAATGCCCTGAAGGAGCTGCGGCTCATCTATTCCCGCGACACGGAAGAAGAAATACAATCGGCGCTGAAAATCGGACAGGTCATCCTGCTGGGCGCGGATTTTGACCGGACGGCTTTAAGGTCTTACTACCGGGACAATGTCCTGGCTCTTATGAAAAAGGCCACGATTTACATCTCCCGCAAAGACAGGGCCCTGCAGTTTTCCCGCCTGCTTTTTGGGACCCCGCGCCTGGGGGAGCTGGAAGTGCGGAACATCCACCCGAAGAAAATCGATATTATCAAAAAGGAGAGGAAGCTCGAACTGGTTGATGTGACGAACGCCCGGAACGCCAGCACAGGCAGCGGGCATCTCTACCAGCTGACCAGCCCGTGGATCAGCACGGACATCCTGCTGTGTTTGAAACACGCCTTGTCCCCCCAGGAACGCGGCCTGACGTCAAAAGACGGGATCGTCTGGGAGTTTGACCATCAGTATGAGTCTTTTTTGAAAGAGTCTTTAAGGATTCCTGCCGAAGCTTTTTAG
- a CDS encoding NnrS family protein, producing the protein MMPNLRSLIPAFCREPYRLFFPLGVLMGSVGAGHWLFYWLKWMPNYSAFFHSSLQILVYMNCFIIGFLMTAVPRFTMTRPATAGEVAGALFVLLGIAGFLSLEQWVAAEGCYILWLALLARFALVRIAQRPRHTGGQAPLELVWVPIAVLHGVVGTLVLMLGQLKVLPLWALKVGKPMMDQGFLLCIVLGVGGFLIPRIMGTYPSVPPLHNGHDEEDCHARTVPVHRPAGDIRYYLAGGLLILLSFWIEGLGWPRWGYILRAGVATAVFLRTGALKWPRFSDLYIRLTWVSVWMTLLGFWLAGIFVDYNIVMLHISFIGGFSLMTFAIATMVTMSHAGQAENLRKPLWVLWVVGLGLALAVMKRTMLIAYPDAYFRMLGLAAAFWIFAGLCWLAFALPLVLKIPNQDEFEKMHEEAKKRMGGS; encoded by the coding sequence ATGATGCCCAACCTGCGATCCCTGATCCCCGCGTTCTGCCGGGAACCCTACCGCCTGTTTTTTCCCCTTGGTGTCCTGATGGGAAGCGTCGGCGCGGGACACTGGTTGTTTTACTGGCTGAAATGGATGCCGAATTATTCCGCCTTTTTCCATTCGTCGCTGCAGATCCTCGTTTACATGAACTGCTTTATTATCGGATTTCTCATGACCGCTGTCCCCCGGTTCACCATGACCCGTCCGGCAACGGCGGGAGAAGTGGCGGGAGCGCTGTTTGTTTTGCTCGGAATCGCAGGATTTCTCTCTCTGGAGCAATGGGTGGCGGCCGAAGGGTGTTACATCCTTTGGCTGGCCCTGCTGGCCCGTTTCGCGCTGGTACGGATTGCCCAGCGTCCCCGCCATACCGGCGGACAGGCGCCTCTGGAGCTGGTTTGGGTTCCGATCGCGGTCTTGCACGGTGTCGTGGGCACCCTGGTGTTGATGCTCGGCCAGCTCAAGGTCCTGCCGCTGTGGGCCCTGAAGGTCGGCAAGCCGATGATGGACCAGGGATTTTTGTTGTGCATTGTCCTTGGCGTGGGCGGATTCCTGATTCCCCGGATCATGGGCACATATCCATCCGTTCCGCCGCTGCATAACGGTCATGACGAAGAGGATTGCCACGCCAGGACCGTGCCGGTCCACCGGCCCGCCGGAGACATCCGGTATTATCTGGCGGGAGGGCTGCTGATTTTGCTCAGTTTTTGGATCGAGGGGCTGGGCTGGCCGCGCTGGGGATACATCCTGCGCGCCGGCGTGGCCACGGCCGTGTTCCTGCGCACCGGCGCCCTGAAATGGCCGCGGTTTTCGGATCTATACATCCGTCTCACCTGGGTCTCTGTGTGGATGACCCTGCTGGGATTCTGGCTGGCCGGGATTTTTGTTGATTACAATATTGTGATGTTGCACATTTCTTTTATCGGGGGATTCAGTTTGATGACCTTTGCCATCGCTACCATGGTGACGATGAGCCATGCCGGCCAGGCTGAAAATTTGCGCAAACCTTTGTGGGTTCTGTGGGTGGTCGGTCTCGGCCTGGCGCTGGCCGTGATGAAACGCACGATGCTGATCGCGTATCCGGACGCCTATTTCAGGATGCTCGGTTTGGCGGCCGCGTTCTGGATCTTTGCGGGGTTGTGCTGGCTGGCGTTCGCGCTGCCGCTGGTTTTAAAAATCCCGAATCAGGATGAATTTGAGAAGATGCATGAAGAGGCCAAAAAGAGAATGGGGGGGTCGTGA
- a CDS encoding anaerobic ribonucleoside-triphosphate reductase activating protein: protein MKIGGLQKFSLIDFPGRISAVIFTQGCNFRCPFCHNPELVLPELFREPIPEQEVMDFLKRRKEYLEGVTVTGGEPTLQKDLPDFLEKVRALGYAIKLDTNGSNPAMLGQILARNLVNYVAMDIKAPLAKYDRVAGVSGHTEAVQCSIDLILASRIPHQFRTTVVKALCSEQDIEDAVPLVKNSRHYILQKFIPSEKILSRDLVTHPQYSDEDMAVLKERWERHSHSVYA, encoded by the coding sequence ATGAAAATCGGAGGCCTGCAAAAGTTTTCTCTCATTGATTTTCCGGGCAGGATCAGCGCGGTGATCTTTACCCAGGGGTGCAACTTCCGTTGCCCCTTTTGCCATAATCCCGAGCTGGTCCTGCCGGAGCTTTTCCGTGAGCCCATCCCCGAACAGGAAGTCATGGATTTTCTCAAGAGGCGCAAGGAATATCTGGAAGGGGTGACGGTGACCGGCGGCGAGCCGACGCTCCAGAAAGACCTGCCGGACTTCCTGGAGAAGGTTCGCGCCCTGGGCTACGCGATCAAACTGGACACCAACGGCAGCAACCCCGCCATGCTCGGACAGATCCTGGCCCGGAATCTGGTGAATTACGTGGCCATGGACATCAAGGCGCCACTGGCCAAATACGACCGGGTGGCCGGCGTCAGCGGCCATACCGAGGCGGTCCAGTGCAGCATCGACCTCATTTTGGCATCGCGCATTCCCCACCAGTTCCGGACCACCGTCGTCAAGGCGCTGTGCTCGGAGCAGGACATCGAGGATGCCGTTCCCCTGGTCAAGAATTCCCGGCACTACATCCTGCAGAAATTCATCCCCAGCGAAAAAATCCTCAGCCGGGACCTCGTCACCCATCCCCAGTACTCGGACGAGGACATGGCCGTCTTGAAGGAACGGTGGGAACGGCATTCTCATTCTGTTTACGCGTAA
- a CDS encoding ribonucleoside triphosphate reductase, producing MSPTLTFTKIIKRDGRVEDFKPEKITRAIHKAGEATGEFGLEMAQKLTIRALNIAQQFLGGDIPTVEQLQDIVEDVLLTSPYKKTSKAYILYREQHAQIREITSQANTDLVDRYLNKEDWLINENSNMAFSLQGLNQYVSSEISKVYWLNKVYPPAVKEAHLQGAMHLHDLGLISVYCVGWDLQDVLTQGFRGAFGKMESAPAKHLRSALGQIVNFFYTLQGEAAGAQAFSNFDTFLAPFIRYDNLTYRDVKQALQEFVFNINVPTRVGFQTPFTNITMDLTVPSMMRDQAVIIGGQMQKETYGDFQKEMDLFNKAFLEVMLEGDAKGRVFTFPIPTYNMTKDFDWDNPNLDLLWKITAKYGIPYFSNFINSDMNPEDTRSMCCRLRLDNRELRSRGGGLFGASPLTGSIGVVTINLPRLGYLAKTEEEFLSRLENLMGLAKDSLEIKRKILEKFTGEDLYPYIKFYLRNIKAKTDQYWKNHFSTIGLVGMNEACQNLLKTPITSPEGQEFAIRVLEFMREKLMQYQQETTNIYNLEATPAEGTSYRLAKLDKKLYPEISCANEEEWRQGREPFYTNSTHLPVNYSDDIFEVLELQDKLQTRYTGGTVLHGFVGEKIEDAMALKSMVKTICHKFRLPYFTITPTFSVCPSCGYHAGEHPSCGKCGSECEVYSRIVGYLRPVQQWNKGKKEEFKKRETYKFVAVENMAAS from the coding sequence ATGTCGCCAACGCTCACTTTCACGAAAATCATCAAACGCGACGGGCGGGTGGAAGATTTTAAGCCGGAAAAAATCACCCGGGCCATTCACAAAGCCGGAGAGGCTACCGGAGAGTTCGGCCTGGAGATGGCGCAGAAGCTCACCATTCGCGCTTTGAACATCGCCCAGCAGTTCTTGGGCGGTGATATCCCGACGGTGGAGCAGCTCCAGGACATTGTCGAGGACGTCCTCCTCACATCCCCCTACAAAAAGACGTCCAAGGCGTATATCCTTTACCGCGAACAGCACGCCCAGATCCGCGAGATCACCTCGCAGGCCAACACGGACCTGGTGGACCGCTACCTTAATAAGGAAGACTGGCTGATCAACGAGAACAGCAACATGGCTTTTTCCCTCCAGGGGCTCAATCAGTATGTGTCTTCGGAGATCAGCAAGGTTTATTGGCTTAACAAAGTGTATCCGCCGGCGGTCAAAGAGGCCCATCTGCAGGGCGCCATGCATCTGCACGATTTGGGGTTGATCAGCGTTTATTGCGTGGGCTGGGACCTGCAGGACGTCCTGACTCAGGGGTTCCGCGGCGCGTTCGGTAAAATGGAATCCGCTCCGGCCAAACATCTGCGCAGCGCCCTGGGCCAGATCGTGAATTTTTTCTACACCCTGCAGGGCGAAGCGGCCGGGGCCCAGGCCTTTTCCAATTTCGACACGTTCCTGGCCCCGTTCATCCGGTACGACAATCTGACCTACAGGGACGTCAAGCAGGCGCTCCAGGAATTTGTGTTCAACATCAACGTCCCGACCCGCGTGGGGTTCCAGACGCCGTTCACCAACATCACCATGGACCTCACCGTGCCCTCGATGATGCGCGACCAGGCGGTGATCATCGGCGGGCAGATGCAGAAAGAGACGTACGGCGACTTCCAGAAGGAGATGGATTTGTTTAACAAGGCGTTTCTCGAGGTCATGCTCGAAGGCGACGCCAAGGGGCGAGTGTTCACGTTCCCGATCCCGACCTACAACATGACCAAGGACTTTGACTGGGACAATCCGAACCTGGATCTCCTCTGGAAGATCACGGCGAAGTACGGCATCCCGTATTTCTCCAATTTCATCAACTCCGACATGAACCCCGAGGACACGCGCAGCATGTGCTGCCGCCTGCGCCTGGATAACCGCGAGCTGCGCAGCCGCGGCGGCGGGTTGTTCGGCGCTTCGCCCTTGACCGGTTCGATCGGGGTCGTCACCATCAACCTCCCGCGGCTGGGGTATCTGGCCAAGACCGAAGAGGAATTCCTCAGCCGGCTCGAGAACCTCATGGGGCTGGCCAAGGACAGCCTGGAGATCAAAAGAAAGATCCTCGAGAAATTCACAGGCGAGGATTTGTATCCCTACATCAAGTTCTATCTGCGCAACATCAAGGCCAAGACCGATCAATACTGGAAGAACCATTTCTCCACGATCGGCCTGGTGGGGATGAACGAGGCCTGCCAGAATCTCCTGAAGACCCCGATCACCTCGCCCGAGGGCCAGGAGTTCGCGATCAGGGTCCTGGAGTTCATGAGAGAGAAGTTGATGCAGTATCAGCAGGAGACCACCAACATCTATAATCTGGAGGCCACCCCGGCCGAAGGCACGAGCTACCGGCTGGCGAAGCTTGACAAAAAGCTTTACCCGGAGATCTCCTGCGCCAATGAAGAGGAATGGCGGCAGGGCAGGGAGCCGTTTTACACCAACTCCACGCACCTTCCGGTGAATTATTCCGACGACATCTTTGAGGTTCTGGAACTGCAGGACAAGCTCCAGACCCGGTACACCGGCGGCACGGTCCTGCACGGGTTCGTGGGGGAAAAGATCGAAGACGCGATGGCCCTGAAGAGCATGGTCAAGACGATCTGCCACAAGTTCCGCCTGCCCTATTTCACGATCACTCCGACCTTCAGCGTGTGCCCGTCCTGCGGGTATCATGCCGGCGAGCACCCTTCCTGCGGCAAATGCGGCAGTGAGTGCGAGGTGTATTCCCGCATCGTCGGGTACTTGCGCCCGGTGCAGCAGTGGAACAAGGGTAAAAAAGAAGAATTTAAAAAAAGAGAAACTTACAAATTCGTCGCCGTGGAGAACATGGCGGCGTCGTGA
- a CDS encoding radical SAM protein — protein MSEQFKYIYGPLYSWRLGRSLGIDPLATPEKVCTFDCVYCQLGKTVRFDFERREFVPSAAIMDEIRALPEDCEIDYLTFSGRGEPTLAANLGEMIDDLRKIRPEPIAVITNSSLMDRPDVRLDLAMADMVVAKLDAHSDESFRQVDQAHKVVDFSTMLRSIQLFREDFSGKFALQIMFIPENKCFAGEIAKIAVSLAPDEIQLNTPTRPSGATVLTPEEMEEVKRDFSGMHVISVYDAETKSIEPFDHRGTVLRHGMYGPKKNISKVSFRN, from the coding sequence ATGTCTGAACAATTCAAATATATCTATGGCCCGCTGTATTCCTGGCGGCTGGGACGGTCCCTCGGCATTGATCCCCTGGCCACTCCGGAGAAAGTTTGCACGTTCGACTGCGTGTACTGCCAACTGGGCAAGACCGTGAGGTTCGATTTCGAACGCCGAGAATTTGTCCCCTCCGCCGCGATCATGGATGAGATCAGGGCCCTTCCTGAAGACTGCGAGATAGATTATCTCACGTTCTCCGGCCGCGGCGAGCCGACGCTGGCCGCCAACCTCGGTGAGATGATCGACGACTTGCGCAAGATCCGGCCCGAGCCCATCGCCGTGATCACCAATTCTTCGCTCATGGACCGGCCCGATGTCCGGCTGGATCTGGCCATGGCCGACATGGTCGTGGCCAAACTGGACGCGCACTCGGACGAAAGCTTCCGCCAGGTGGATCAGGCCCACAAGGTTGTCGACTTCTCCACCATGTTGCGTTCCATCCAGTTGTTCCGCGAAGATTTTTCGGGCAAGTTCGCCCTGCAGATCATGTTCATTCCGGAAAACAAATGTTTCGCCGGGGAGATCGCCAAGATCGCTGTTTCACTTGCGCCCGACGAGATCCAGCTCAATACGCCGACGCGGCCCAGCGGCGCCACGGTCTTGACCCCGGAGGAGATGGAGGAGGTCAAACGGGACTTTAGCGGGATGCATGTCATCTCCGTTTACGACGCCGAAACCAAAAGTATCGAACCGTTCGACCACAGGGGAACCGTCTTGCGGCACGGGATGTACGGGCCCAAGAAAAACATTTCCAAGGTTTCATTCCGCAACTAA
- a CDS encoding response regulator transcription factor, producing the protein MARILIVEDNPEFCRMLLAYLSRHAHEGEISSVVSGGEAVARAQAFQPDVVIIGIQLPQGNGLETARAIGKIIPGCQFIILSMFDASRYQFLVKGIKVAAMIEKGALLEELLPAIKRALKPQSPLSRKRSFPPS; encoded by the coding sequence ATGGCCAGGATTTTGATTGTGGAGGACAATCCGGAATTTTGCCGGATGCTTCTTGCTTATCTGTCCCGCCATGCCCATGAAGGGGAAATTTCTTCCGTCGTCAGCGGGGGCGAAGCTGTTGCCCGGGCCCAGGCCTTTCAGCCGGATGTCGTGATTATAGGTATCCAGCTTCCTCAGGGAAACGGCCTCGAAACCGCCAGAGCGATTGGAAAAATAATCCCCGGCTGCCAGTTTATTATCCTGTCGATGTTCGACGCCTCCCGGTATCAATTCCTGGTCAAGGGGATCAAGGTCGCCGCCATGATCGAAAAGGGGGCATTGCTGGAAGAGTTGCTTCCTGCGATTAAGAGAGCCTTGAAACCCCAATCCCCCCTCTCCCGTAAACGTTCTTTCCCCCCATCATAA
- a CDS encoding DUF2934 domain-containing protein, giving the protein MVKTIMAHLKHFLKPMTGREDQHSSVGGDEFRRMVERAAYDLYLRRGKENGHHREDWDDAERIVREELAGRGRRWLS; this is encoded by the coding sequence ATGGTCAAAACGATCATGGCGCATCTTAAACATTTCTTAAAACCCATGACGGGAAGAGAAGATCAGCATTCCTCCGTCGGAGGAGACGAATTCCGCCGCATGGTCGAGCGGGCCGCGTACGATCTTTACCTGCGCCGAGGTAAAGAAAACGGACATCACCGGGAAGATTGGGATGATGCTGAGCGGATCGTTCGGGAGGAGTTGGCGGGTCGCGGCCGCCGGTGGCTGTCCTGA
- a CDS encoding MarC family protein — translation MGHDLLLAFIPIFFAVDPIGALPIFCTLTKGLNPAERRAVTIQSLFTAVGLAVGFLLTGRLVFRLLGLTMGDFMIAGGAILFCLAMIDLIVPAKNQKKISKDYGAVPIGTPLVVGPAVLTISLMLQDVYGLMVTMAALLINLFLVGVVFIFSEHLIRFLGEVGTRVMSKVMSLLLASIGVMMIRRGFLEILPMFLQRP, via the coding sequence ATGGGGCATGACCTTTTGCTGGCGTTCATCCCGATTTTCTTTGCCGTTGATCCCATCGGCGCCCTGCCGATTTTTTGCACTCTGACCAAAGGGCTCAACCCCGCCGAGCGGCGTGCGGTCACGATCCAGTCTTTGTTCACGGCGGTGGGGCTGGCTGTCGGCTTTTTGCTGACCGGCCGGCTGGTGTTCCGCCTGTTGGGGCTCACCATGGGCGACTTCATGATCGCGGGCGGGGCCATCCTGTTCTGCCTGGCCATGATCGACCTCATTGTCCCGGCAAAGAACCAGAAAAAGATATCCAAGGATTACGGGGCGGTGCCGATCGGGACCCCTCTTGTCGTCGGGCCTGCGGTCTTGACCATCTCTTTGATGCTTCAGGATGTTTACGGCCTTATGGTGACCATGGCGGCGCTCCTCATCAACCTGTTCTTGGTCGGGGTCGTGTTCATCTTTTCCGAGCACCTGATCCGTTTCCTCGGGGAGGTGGGGACGCGCGTCATGTCCAAGGTCATGTCTCTGCTCCTGGCCTCGATCGGCGTCATGATGATCCGCCGGGGTTTTTTGGAGATTCTGCCCATGTTTTTGCAGCGCCCTTGA